The Raphanus sativus cultivar WK10039 chromosome 6, ASM80110v3, whole genome shotgun sequence sequence GCTTGATTCTCGTTTGCACGACAAATTAGCAGACTATCATCCGCAAACAACATATGATGGATCATAGGCCCCTCTTCCGAGAACTGAATACCCTGGATCTTTCCACTCCCCACCGCTTTGTTGATCAAATGTATGAGACCTTCGGTGCATAATACAAATAGAAAGGGAGAGAGCGGATCTCCCTGCCTCAAGCCACGTTCCGGCCGTATGCACCCAAACGGTCTGTCATTGATGAGTGTGGAGTATGTTACCGGTAGAGACACAGAACATGATTCTCTCCACCCATACACTATTGAAGCCCAAAGCCGATAGTAAGGAGCGTAAGTATCCCCATTCCACCCTGTCATAAGCCTTCAACATATCAGATTTAATCGCCATGAAATCCCTTGAAATCTTGTCATTTGTCTGCAGAGCATGAATCATCTCATGGGCGATCAATATGTTATCTGAGATCAGCCTTTCTTCCACGAAGGCCGATTGTGTGGTGGATACAATATCAGGTAGCAGAGGCTTGAGTCGTCCCGCCATGATTTTGGATATAATCTTGTTTAGCACAGAACACAAGCTAATCGGCCTTAAGTCTGACATGAGAACCGGATCTTCGATCTTTGGAATGAGGCATAGGTGTGTGTAGTTCCACTCCGAAGGGAAGGAACCAGTTACAAAGAAATTCTGCACCTCCTCTGTGACCTGAGCCCCCACCGTATCCCAATATTTCTGAAAAAACAGCCCTGTCATCCCATCCGGCCCCGGAGCACTTCCCGGCTTTATCGAGAAAACCGCTTCGCGCACATCTTCCTTACTGACCTCTCTGTCCAGTATCTCATTCATAGTGTCCGAAATTCGGCTCTGAAAGCCCTCAAAGATGTCACTGAAGTCGCCATTACTAGTGGATTCGAACAAGGTTCGAAAGTAGTCAATAGCCACTTCAGCTTTGGCCGGTTCAGTGAAGTGTTCCTGTCCATCAGGTCCTACCAATTTGATGATCTTATTCCTTGCTCTGTTTGCCTTCACTGAAGCATGGTAGTACTTGGTGTTCAAGTCCCCTTTAGTAGcccatttgttttttcttttctggtgCCAGAATTTCTCCTCTTCCCTGTAAGCTCTTATCAACTCATCCTTGAGATAGTTGACTCTGACAGTGGACGGTCTGCTAGACGATTGTTCCTCCTCCAAGGCACACTGGATTTGCAGAATTTTATCTCTAGCATTCAAACTCTCCTTTCTCTTCCAATTACTTAGATTCTTCCTGCACCTTTTCAGCTTATCTGATACCTTAGTTATAAACAGAGGATTGTTAGTGAGCCATGCTTTCTTTATCTCCTCTTTGACTCCACTCTTGTTTATAAACCTTCCATCAAACCGGAATCTGCCATAGTGAACTTGTGGCTCAGATATCAGGTTCACCAGAACGGGCCTGTGATCAGAGCCCCTCTTGTCTAAGAAAACCTGATTCGATGCTGGAAACAGCTGAAACCATTTCTTATTTTCAAAGCATCGATCAAGATTTTATTGAACCCAATGAGTGCCCCTTTGACCACCCCACGTGAGACTATTACCAGAACTCTGCAACACTTCCATTTCGCAAATATCCAACATGTTATTGAAAGGTACAAAGGTTTCCTCACCCCTCCTAGGACCACCCgattttttttcattacttCGAATTTCGTTAAAGTCCCCCATCATACACCAAGGGTCTTTCCTGTGTGCTCCGATTCTCGATAGTCTTTCCCACAGTCTTGGTCTGTCCCCTCTACCAGGAAACCCATACacacaagaaacaaaaaacCTGTCCTTCCCCCGCTGTACAAAGAAGTCCACCAGGTTCTTATCCACAAACTTGAAAGAAATATTTACATAGTTCTTCCAGAAAATAGCTAGGCCTCCGCTGTACCCAATAGGATTGACTGTCATAATCCTATCGTAGCCTAACCAAACTTGCATATCTACAAGCGCATCTCGACCACTTTTCGTCTCCATCAAGAACAAGATATCAGGGAAATGATGCTGTCTCAATTCCCCCAGCCTTGGAATCACCAAATCTTGTGCACGGCCCAAGCCTTGGCAATTCCAACTCACCATAGTCATTTAGATATTGGACGGTCCCTCATTCGGGACCACCAATGGTTTCTTAAACCTTGCAGAGCTTTTAGATGGCTCGACATCTTCATGAGCTTTCCTTTTGTTTTCAGACACCACACTGTCGCCTATCTTCTTCCAAACCGTAGCCTGATTCCTTGCAATACCTTTCCCATTGTTTTTCCTTTTGAAAGTTCCTGGTCTTCTTCTGATTCTAGGCTTCTTTATAGTGGTCCAGGAAGTGCTAGATTCAAAGAACCCTACACTATAACCCGTTGAACCCTCAGGAAGAAAGCTTGATTGAGTAGACCCCACGGCCTCTGGGGGAGAGCTTGATTCAGAAATCACTTTTCCAGAGTTTAAAATTCGAGTCACCAACGAAGGAACTCCAGTCCTTTTTTCATCAGCTGTCGTCGGAATCGAAAGAACCTTCCACGATTGTAAGATCCTTGCCCCCGCTGAGATTGCAGAAACCATCAGTTTTTCAGGCCGTTGAGTAGTGTCCATCCTTTCACTGAAATCAAAAACCACTCCTTTGCCTTTATCTAAGTCCGTTGAAACCATTGGAGCTGGTTCCAATCTAAGAAATGTTTTTTGTCCCAGCGGATCATTCTCCAAGGCCTGTAGAGAGTTTATGACCCTGTCTTCTCTCGCCATCTTCTCTGGACCCTCTGCTGCCAGTAAGTATTGGCGCATACCCTGCAGTACCTCCTTAGCAATCTTCGATCTTCCAGAGATAGGGTCCATACCCAAGTGAGTCTGCGGTATCACCCCAAACAAAGGGTCTGATTCATCAAGGCCCTCTAGCGCCTCTGCATTCTTGCTCTCTGCTGATGAACCAACACTTTTCTCTCCCACACCCTTTTGCGTCCTAACGAAGGGACATCGCTCCTGGTCATGAGTCAATCGCTGACATGTGTAACATCTCTTCTGGATGCGCTCGTATTCATATCGAATGTTGACCACTTCACCTCCTGGCAGAGTCAGCTTCTTCGCCCTCCTCAAAGGCTTAGAGACATCAAACTTAACCCAAACACGCACATAGTCTTTGGTTTGAGCTTTCTCTGGATCGAACGCCACTTCCTCCACATGACCTGCGAACTCACCCAAGTACTCAATCGTTCCTTTAGTATAATGGTTCACTGGGATATTTCTCATCTGAACCCACACCATTAGATACTGAAGGTAATCCTCCGGTGGTTTCTCCATCCATCTTTCGAGAACAATAGACCAGTCTTTGAAGGTGTGCGGCCCTCTCTTGACGATAGCAAGAAGATCatgttcatatttgaatatgaaCTGAAATCGTTCCTGAGATAAGGCTACCCCCCTGACTCTATCATACAGCTGCCATTTCCTTGGTATATCCAAGATCAAATCCGCCATCCTTTGAACTTTAGGGTTGAGAAGCCTCCCAACCAAGCTAAGCTCATTTCTCTCTGTTGCATAAAATTCTGGCCTATCTGGAAGCACACATggttcttcctcctcttcaatCGATAAGAATTGCAGAGCTTTGTTTAACTGAGAAGCCATTACTACCACCGCGTCTTCTCGTTCCCTTCCCACACTAACAGATCCTCACTTACAATCACTGACCACCACTTAATCACGATCTCAAACTGCC is a genomic window containing:
- the LOC108835952 gene encoding uncharacterized protein LOC108835952, whose product is MASQLNKALQFLSIEEEEEPCVLPDRPEFYATERNELSLVGRLLNPKVQRMADLILDIPRKWQLYDRVRGVALSQERFQFIFKYEHDLLAIVKRGPHTFKDWSIVLERWMEKPPEDYLQYLMVWVQMRNIPVNHYTKGTIEYLGEFAGHVEEVAFDPEKAQTKDYVRVWVKFDVSKPLRRAKKLTLPGGEVVNIRYEYERIQKRCYTCQRLTHDQERCPFVRTQKGVGEKSVGSSAESKNAEALEGLDESDPLFGVIPQTHLGMDPISGRSKIAKEVLQGMRQYLLAAEGPEKMAREDRVINSLQALENDPLGQKTFLRLEPAPMVSTDLDKGKGVVFDFSERMDTTQRPEKLMVSAISAGARILQSWKVLSIPTTADEKRTGVPSLVTRILNSGKVISESSSPPEAVGSTQSSFLPEGSTGYSVGFFESSTSWTTIKKPRIRRRPGTFKRKNNGKGIARNQATVWKKIGDSVVSENKRKAHEDVEPSKSSARFKKPLVVPNEGPSNI